Sequence from the Nitrospirota bacterium genome:
ATCCGATGCAACAGCAAAGCCATAATAGAGTATTGCAAATAAAACAAATCCAGAAAGTATAACCCTCTTTTTTCCGAACTTATCTGCCGCTATGCCAGCAGGAATGGCTGATACCGAATAGATGAGGTTAAACAGGAGATAAACAACAGGTATCATAACCGTTGGAATACCGATCTGCTGGGCCCTCAGTATCAGAAACACATTGCTGGAGTTACCCACTGCAAAAAGACCCGCGATAAAGACAAAAGACTTAAACCTCCAGTCAAAATGTTTGAGTGCAAGTTTTGGCCTTTCTGAGGGTTTTACGGAGGCT
This genomic interval carries:
- a CDS encoding MFS transporter; this encodes ASVKPSERPKLALKHFDWRFKSFVFIAGLFAVGNSSNVFLILRAQQIGIPTVMIPVVYLLFNLIYSVSAIPAGIAADKFGKKRVILSGFVLFAILYYGFAVASDTKTVWILFAFYGLFMGLTEGIQKAFLTTIIPSDFKATAFGVYNTVVGIAMFPASLIGGWLWDNISPSATFYFGAITACLSAAFFIVFIIVFRKSGKRLKATLRF